A portion of the Gossypium arboreum isolate Shixiya-1 chromosome 8, ASM2569848v2, whole genome shotgun sequence genome contains these proteins:
- the LOC108468118 gene encoding uncharacterized protein LOC108468118, whose amino-acid sequence MQRLCTKLRFLALQSTQTLPSLSASRRLLHHSSPPIHFISTKWSLEPFLNNSVASPPLAVNSFSSSPLLLSLVQVRHVSSRERAKRRKPMTPRTSKLKKIKMKSYSSYKSRFRTMNDGNIRRWREGKNHNAHLKSKKSRRRLRQPAIVPAAYAKVMKKLNFCT is encoded by the exons ATGCAGAGATTATGTACGAAGCTCCGCTTTTTGGCTCTCCAATCAACCCAAACTCTTCCCTCTCTTTCTGCTTCTCGTCGCCTTCTGCATCATTCGTCTCCTCCAATCCACTTTATTTCAACCAAATGGAGCCTTGAACCCTTTCTCAATAACAGTGTCGCATCACCTCCTCTCGCCGTCAACTCCTTTTCTTCTTCCCCACTGCTTCTCTCT TTGGTCCAAGTCCGGCATGTTTCGTCAAGAGAACGAGCAAAGAGGAGGAAGCCCATGACTCCACGTACTTCCAAACTCAAGAAGATTAAGATGAAATCTTATTC GTCCTATAAGTCCCGATTTAGGACAATGAATGATGGGAATATTCGTCGCTGGAGGGAAGGCAAAAATCATAATGCACATTTGAAG TCCAAGAAATCAAGACGAAGACTGCGGCAACCAGCTATAGTACCCGCCGCATATGCAAAGGTGATGAAGAAGCTCAATTTTTGTACTTAA